The genomic window TTCCAAAGGTAGTAGGGTAAGCGATGGTGGTTTTCCTAAATTTTTGCCTTTTCTGAGGCTTGTCTTTCATAGGTTATATTTTAATGCCTTTATGCTTTTATGCTTTGGCATAAAGATGCGGTGATGCTTTGATGTTTTGATGACATATGCCTCAAAGCCCTGTCTCTCAAGGGTTTAAATTTGACAATACCACACTCAACCTTGCAGGACCTGACACTTTTGGCAAACCACCTTCACTTGAGAGGGGTGCCCCCTTGACAAAAGGTTTGATATGTCTTATTATTCTTTATGTGGTGAGTTGAGGTTGCTAATCCACCGTGTGGAGTTGAAACCATGTCTTGGGTTTTCTGCGTAGGTAGGCGGGTATGGTTGTTGCTAATCCACCGTGTGGAGTTGAAACGGAGATTTTGGCTGAACTTAAGAAGTCTGCTGAGGTTGCTAATCCACCGTGTGGAGTTGAAACTAAGTTCATTATACTTTTCCTCGCCTATCGCATCAAGTTGCTAATCCACCGTGTGGAGTTGAAACCATGGCATTCACGAAACGTGGGTCAGCTTTATCTAAAGTTGCTAATCCACCGTGTGGAGTTGAAACGGTAGGTATCCAATGCCTATAATGAGGAAAAGCCAATAGTTGCTAATCCACCGTGTGGAGTTGAAACTTGATTGAGGATGAGGGTTGCTATGTTTTTCCCTTCTGTTGCTAATCCACCGTGTGGAGTTGAAACGTTTTATTTCACCGTCTTTGACTGCAAGCTTCCATACGTTGCTAATCCACCGTGTGGAGTTGAAACTTCTGGAACGCAGAGCTTATTAAGTAAACTCGCAACAAGTTGCTAATCCACCGTGTGGAGTTGAAACTACACATCCAAAAAGCTATAAACTAATTACCCATGAAGTTGGCAGTCCTCACTGGTGCTGGCATATCCGCAGAGAGTGGTGTTCCCACCTTTAGGGGGCAAGGTGGTCTTTGGAAAAGCTACAGACCAGAAGAGCTTGCCACTCCCCAGGCTTTTAGAAGAAACCCAGCCTTAGTGTGGGAGTGGTATCTTTGGAGAAGGGGCGTAATAGCAAAAGCGGAGCCTAACGCTGGGCATATTGCACTTGTGGAGCTTGAGAGAAAATACTGCGAAGACTTCCTGCTTATTACCCAAAACGTGGATGGACTTCACCAAAGGGCTGGTTCAAAAAGACTTGTGGAGCTTCATGGGAATATATGGAGGGTCAAATGCCTCTCCTGTGGTGCGGTTTACTATGACTATTCTGTAAGCTACGCACAGCTTCCACCTGCCTGCAAGGAATGTGGTGGGCTTATTAGACCAGATGTGGTCTGGTTTGGTGAGGCTTTGCCTGAGGATGCCTTAGAGCTTGCCATAAGGTGGGCAAGGAGTTGCGATGTGTTTGTGGTTATTGGAACTTCCGCAGTGGTGTATCCTGCGGGTGAGCTTCCATACCTTGCAAAGGAACATGGTGCAAAGGTTATAGAGATAAACCCAGAAAGCACACCTGTCTCTCCCATTGCAGATGTTATAATAAAAGAACCAGCAAGCAGTGGTGTGAAAAAACTACTGGAGGTCTTATGAAAGTCCACATAATGGGCTCTGACCAAAGAATAGTCCGCTGTGCTCGTGTATCTTTTGCAAAGGACAAAGAGGTTGACAAGGAAAGGGACACAAGGCTTATAAAATATCTCTTCCAGCACAAACATGCCTCACCCTTTGAGCATGTAATAATAGCCTTTGAAGCTGATAAAGAGCTTTGGCTTGAAATCCTTAAAAACCTGCCAAGCCCTGCGGTGCAAGTTTACTATTCTAAAGGATACATATGGCTCAACCTAAGGAACTACATAAACGCCATGGAGCTCTTCACATCAGAAGTAAAAGAGTCCCTAAAGGAAAAACTACCTGCTACCACTGCAATAATATTCGGTCAAGAACCACAAGACTACTCTACAGACCACGCCTACGTGAAGGATAAGATAGAAACTTCCTCCGGCTGGCTTGGCCTGGTCGATAGTCTTGAGCTTGGAACAGATATGGACTACTATACCTTTGTAGTGGAATGCCCGCTCTTTGTTGCCCGTCAGTGGCACAGGCATAGGTTTGGCTCATATAACGAAGTTAGCAGAAGGTATGTGAGCTACGAGCCGGACTTTTACATTCCTCGCTATCTTAGAAAGCAGGCAAAGAGAAACAAGCAGGCATCAATTGAAGAGCCAATAGAAGAGCCATGGAACTCTATTTTTCTGAAAAAGATAAACTGGTATGTGCAAGACCTACAAGACCTATACAAGGCTATGACGGAAAAGGAGGTTGCCAAAGAACTGGCAAGGGGTATTCTACCCCAGTTTATGAAGACAAGGTTTTATTGGACAGTGCCAAGAGTAGCCCTGGATAACTTCATCACCTTAAGAACCCACGAGGGAGCTCAAAAAGAAATAAGAGAATTCGCACAGGTCATAAAAGACTTAGTTGACTACAAAGAAACAGACAAAAGGCTCAGGCTTTAGCGGTCTCAAGGGGCAAGACGCTTACTACCTTTTTATTTCTCCTGTTTTCAAACTTCACCACACCATCTATCAAAGCAAAGAGGGTAAAGTCCGAACCCATTCCCACATTTACGCCGGGATAAACCTTTGTCCCTCTCTGTCTTATTATTATGTTTCCTGCCTTGACTATCTGACCATCATGCCTTTTTACGCCCAGCCTTTTGGAATGACTATCTCTACCATTTCTCGTTGAGCCACCGCTTGCTTTGGATGCCATGTTAAACCTCCTGTATGTCCTTTATAAGTATCTCCGTATAGGGCTGTCTGTGCCCTCTCCAACGCTTATAGTTTTTCTTTGCCCTAAACTTAAACACTATAACCTTTTTATGCTTTCCGTGAGACAAAACTTCAGCAAGGACTTTACCCTTGCCAAACTCTATAGAACCATCCTCTCTTCTCAAAAGCAAAGGGGAAAACTCAAGAACTGCACCAACATCGCTGGGCAGTTTTTCTATCCTTAGCTTAGTCCCTTTCTCAACCTTATACTGTTTCCCACCAGTCTCTATAATCGCATACATAGACCTTTCTCCTCAGCAAAAAGTTTAAAGGAGGGGGCAAAGCCCCCGCGCAATCTTATTTCTTCTGCTCTCCAGCAGGTTGCTGTTGTTGTTGCTGTTGCTCTCCAGCAGGCTGTTGTTGCTGTTGTTCTCCAGCAGGCTGTTGCCGCTGTTGCTCAGCAGGTTGTGCTGGCTGAGCGGGTTGTGCAGGTTGTTCCTGCGCGGGTTGTGCAGGTTGTTCTGCGGGTTTTTGCTGGCAGGATGCTGCCAGGAGTGCAAGGCTTGCAACTCCAAGTGCTATGAACTTCCTCATTTTAGCTACCTCCTTCATGGATTATACAAACTACCATTATACAACCTGTCAAGTGGTTATGTCAAGTTCTCTAAGCAGGCTTTCCACATGACCTTTTGCCTTGACATTATAAAAGGCTTTTAGTATCTTCCCCTCTGGAGATATCACGAAGGTGCTCCTAATTACTCCCTCTGTCTCTTTCCCATACATCTTTTTCTTGCCATAGGCTCCGTAAGCCCTGAGGACCTCCTTCTGAGGATCGCTTAGCAGGATAAAGTTAAGCCCATACTTTTCTTTAAACTTCTTATGGGATTGTAGGCTGTCTGGGCTTACGCCAACGACCCTAAAGCCCTTTGACCTCAGGCTATTTAGGTTGTCCCTAAAGTCGCAAGCTTCTTGGGTGCAACCTGGCGTGTCATCCTTAGGATAGAAGTAAAGTATAAGGGGTAAGGAGAGTAGGTCCTTTAGACAAAACTTACCTTCTTTTCCCTCCTCGTCGATGCCCTCAAGACAAAAGTCTACCGCAGGGTCTCCTTCTTTTAGCATAGTAATTATTATAAGACAGGTGGGGGCATACGCCCCCTTTTTTTCAGCCGTAGGTGTCGCCTTCTGGCTTGACGGGTTCTATCCTCAAGAGAGCGTCATCTGGGGTCACGTTGTCGCCAGGCTTTACGAAGACCTTTTTGACCACGCCGGTAATTGGGGCGTGTATCTCGTTTTCCATCTTCATGGCTTCTACAATGGCAACCGTTTGACCCTCGCTCACAGGCTGACCCTCCTGGACAAGCACTCGCACCACCCTTCCCGGCATGGGTGCGGTAGCATCTCCGGGCTGTGTGGCCTTTGGTATACCCTTTTCCTCCGCCTGAGCTACTGCCTGAGGAACACCGCCAGAGGGTATGGCTTCAAGCTGTGGTGTGAGCTGAACTTCTTCCAGCCTTCCGTCCACCCTTACATAGTATTTTCTTGGCTTACCAGGCTCTGCGTGGGCACTTACTCCCTCTACTTTTACTTTGAACTTCTCTCCGTGGTATATGACCTCAAACTCCACAGGTGCTGCGCCAGGCACGGTGCCCGGTTTTACCTCGGTAGCTTCCGCCAGCTCCTCCAAGGGTTCTGCACGGAGCTCTCCCTTCTCTCTTGCCACAAAGAAATCCTTTGCCTGCATTGGGAAGAGAGCATACAGTAGCACCTCCTCGTCAGTGGGTTCCTTTCCAAGGAGAGACCTTGTCTCTTCATAGGCCTTGTCCCAGTCGTTGGGGTCCGCAAGGTCTGCAGCACGCACAGAAAAGTCTGGTTCTTTTCCAGGTCCCAGTATCTTTTCCGCCAGCTCCTTTGAGATAGGACCTGGGGGCTTTCCGTATTTGCCCTCCACATAGTCCCTGACCTCTTTGGTTATCACCTTGTATCTCTCGCCAGATATCACATTAAGCACCGCCTGCACACCCACTATCTGAGAAGAGGGTGTTAGAAGTGGTGGATAGCCCAGGTCCCTTTCCACGTTGGGCACTTCCTCAAGGGCTTCTTCTATCTTATCTATGGCGTTTGCTTCTATTAGCTGGGCAACCATGTTAGATATCATCCCGCCCGGTATCTTGTGAATAAGCACCTTGGCGTTCACCCCCGCATACTCGGTCTCGTATTTCTTGTATTTCTTGCGTATCTGCTTGGTAATCTCCGCACACTCTTCTATCTTCTTAAGGTCAAGACCTGTGTCAAAGGGTGTGCCTTCAAGCATAGCCACCACGGACTCTGTAGCAGGGTGAGAAGAACCAAAAGCCAAAGGTGAAAGCACCGTATCCACCATGTCCACACCAGCAAGTATGGCCATCATGTGGTTTACTATGGCTGTTCCGCTCATGTCGTGGTTGTGTAAAAGCACAGGCAGTTTACCGCCTGTGGCTTCCTTTATCCTCTTTATTATGGTGTAGGTTTCAAGGGGCATAATAATACCAGTGGCGTCCTTGAAGGACAGCCAGTCCGCTCCCATCTCCGCTATCTCAAGGGCATACTCTACCCACTTGTCTATGGTATGCACGGGGCTTCTTGTATAGCTTATCTCCGCATGGGCTTCTCCACCAAGCTCCTTTATAGCCTTTACCGCAGTTTGGATGTTCCTGTTGTCATTAAGAGCATCAAAGACCCTAAAAACAGTTATACCGTTAGCTATAGACCTTTCTACAAACTTGTAAACCAGCTTGTCAGACTTGGGTCTGTATCCTACAATGTTCTGACCCCTAAAGAGCATCTGAAGTTTGGTGTTGGGCATAACCTCCTTTATACGCCTTAGCCTCTCCCAGGGGTCTTCTTTGAGATACCTAAGACACACGTCGTAGGTGGCACCACCCCAGACCTCAACCGCATAAAAACCTACCTTGTCTAACTTCTCACACAGAGGTAGAAGGTCATCGGTTCTTACACGGGTGGCAAGTTTGCACTGCTGACCATCCCTGGGCGTGAGGTCTGTGATAAGTATCTTTTTCTTAAAGCCAGACCTCTCCATTTCCTTGAGCTGTGCTTGAATTTCCTCCATTATCTCCACAACTTGCATGCCTTACCTCCTTTTATAGTCCATGATATGCGGCTATCGCCGCAGATATAAAGGCTACAAAGTCCTCCTTGTTTCTTACCTCCTCATACTCAAAGAGATGAGGATGGGTTTCCAAATACTTGGTGTTAAACTTACCAGCCCTAAAGTCTGGGTCCTTCATTATCTCTATAAGCAAGGGTATGGTGGTCTTTATGCCAGTAATCTCGTAGGTTTCCAAAGCTGCCTTCATACGGTCTACCGCAACCTCCCACTGAGGAGCCCAGACTATGAGCTTGGCTATCATAGAGTCATAGTAAGGGCTTATCTCATAGCCCCTTGACGCTGCGTGTTCTACTCTTATACCAAAGCCACCGGGTGCATAATACCTTTCTATAGTTCCTATGCTTGGTGCAAAGTTCTTTTTGGGGTCTTCTGCGTTTATCCTCACCTCTATGGAGTAGCCGTTAAACTTTATGTCTTCCTGTTTATATCTTAGAGGCTCGCCAGCAGCGATTCTAAGCTGCCACTTTACTATGTCCACACCCGTTATCATCTCCGTGACTGGATGCTCCACTTGAATACGCGTGTTCATCTCAATGAAATATATGTTTCCCTTCTCGTCCGCTACAAACTCCATGGTGCCTGCGCTGTAGTATCCTATCTCCTTCGCTGCTTGAGCTACCAGTTCTCCGTAGTATGCCCTTTTGCCTGGTGTGAGAAGTAATGAGGGGGCTATTTCCACCAGCTTTTGGTTTCTCCTCTGAATGGAGCAGTCTCTTTCGCCAAGGTGTATCACATTACCATATTTGTCCCCAAGCACCTGAAACTCTATGTGGTGTGGGTTTTCTATGTATTTTTCAAGGAGCAGGTCACCTCTACCAAAGGCTTTCAGAGCTTCGTTATAGGCGCTTTCGTAGTTTTTCAGCAGTTCCTCCTCGTTCCTACATATCCTTATGCCTCTTCCACCACCACCTGCGGAAGCCTTCAAAAGCACAGGGTAGCCTATTTCTCTCGCTATTTGTTTGGCTTCTTGCTCATCCTTTAGAATACCATCACTTCCAGGTACAGTGGGAAGTCCTGCCTTTTTGGCTATTTCCTTAGACCTCGCTTTGTCTCCCATAAGCTCTATAACCTTCCAATGAGGACCTATAAAGTTTATTCCCTTTTCCTCACAGAGCCTTGCAAAGTGTTCGTTTTCCGCCAAAAAGCCATAGCCCGGATGGATGGCATCCGCACCCACTTCCAAAGCAAGGTCTACTATGCGTTCCGCATTAAGGTATGTGTCTAAGGGGTTTACCCCTATCATGTAGGCTTCATCTGCCATCTTCACATGCCTTGCGGTGGACTCTATCTCGTTGTATATGGCAACGGTCCTTATGCCAAGCTCCTTGCATGCCCTTATAACCCTGCAGGCTATCTCGCCCCTATTGGCAACGAGCACCTTGTTAAACATGCTTATCCTCCATAGGTCTTTTTATAGGTTTCATAAAAGACCCTCCTTTGCCTTTCTTATAGCGGGAGCAAGTGCAGTCCTTCTATCCCATAAAACAAAACCTATAAGCGTCATCATACCTGCAAACAAAACTCCAAAACCCCAAAGCATTATGCTTATCACATCATCTATCCTTTTGTTTGTATCCTCTATCCTCTGAATAATAGCTTTCTGACCCTCTTCCAGCCTTATGATTCGTTCTCTATCTTCCAGAGTAAAAGGCACTTCCCTCGCAAGGACAAAACCCACCATGAAAACAAAAACTAAGAGTAGCCTCACCTTATCACCTCTACCCTATACTCAATAGGTGCTACCTTGTTTATCATGTAGGCTATGGAGCAGGTGCCAGGGTCGTATATGGTTTTGTCAAGGGCTTTTTTCACATCCTCTTCAGAGACTTCGCCTTTTACCTTCACAAAGAGATATATTTTTGTGAATACCTTTGGATAACCCTCTGTTATTCTCTCTGCATCCGTTTCTATCTCTATGTGTTCTGTATGCTTACCCTCTTTGTGTAAGGCTTCGTAGAGGTGTATACCCACACAACCCGCTATGGAATGAAAGAGAAGCTCTGGAGGTCTTATACCCCTGCCCTTACCACCCACATAGCCTGCTGCGTCTATAGGCACTTCTCTGCCAGACTCGCCTGTGCCTACAAAGTGAAAGTCTTCCTTTTGAACCACCTTCACCTTCATGCTTGCCTCCTAAAAATAGTGGGTAAATATTATAAGCAAAATAGCCAAAAAGTGATGGTTTTTATCATAGAAAATTAAAAGGGGGGAGGGAGGCAAGGCATGGGGAGTTTAGATACTTTTATCAATGAATGAATGCGTGTAAAGATAAAGCGTAGGAAAAGGTCCCCGTGGGGGGACCCTATTAGACTTTATGCAAATATATCTCTACCGTCCGTTCTCCAGACCGCTATTACAGAGGGTCTTGGCACCTGCACGTTATCTCCATAAGGCCATCTACTATTTGGTTCATTCGTATCTGTCTCTCCCGGGTGCTGTATAGCACAGAAAAAGGTCTTCCAATCATCCGAAAACTCAGGTCCGCATATTTCACAGCCAGGCACTCCAGAGAGGAACATTTTAAATTCCTTAGTAAAGGGATTGAGCACGTAGACTCCATCATTCTTCCTGAGCCTTGAGGAGCTTGGATTGCCATCCGTGGCTATCCATACGTTTCCGAGCCTATCTATCACAAAGTTGTCTGGTGCAGAAATAGCAGGCGTTGAGGAGCTTGCGAGTTGACCGTAAATTATCAATTTATTGTTCTGGTCAGAAGCGTTAGGATCACCACACAATATTGGTATTTGCCATGTGAAGGTGGTTGACGCGGGATTACCATTTGCCTCTTTTATCTCTACTATATGACCCATTACGTTGTTCGGTCTGGGGTTAGCTCTGTCAGTTCCTGGTTGTCCACTTGCTCCCCTTCTTTCATTGTAAGTTAGGGCTACC from Hydrogenobacter sp. T-8 includes these protein-coding regions:
- a CDS encoding SIR2 family NAD-dependent protein deacylase, giving the protein MKLAVLTGAGISAESGVPTFRGQGGLWKSYRPEELATPQAFRRNPALVWEWYLWRRGVIAKAEPNAGHIALVELERKYCEDFLLITQNVDGLHQRAGSKRLVELHGNIWRVKCLSCGAVYYDYSVSYAQLPPACKECGGLIRPDVVWFGEALPEDALELAIRWARSCDVFVVIGTSAVVYPAGELPYLAKEHGAKVIEINPESTPVSPIADVIIKEPASSGVKKLLEVL
- the thyX gene encoding FAD-dependent thymidylate synthase, whose amino-acid sequence is MKVHIMGSDQRIVRCARVSFAKDKEVDKERDTRLIKYLFQHKHASPFEHVIIAFEADKELWLEILKNLPSPAVQVYYSKGYIWLNLRNYINAMELFTSEVKESLKEKLPATTAIIFGQEPQDYSTDHAYVKDKIETSSGWLGLVDSLELGTDMDYYTFVVECPLFVARQWHRHRFGSYNEVSRRYVSYEPDFYIPRYLRKQAKRNKQASIEEPIEEPWNSIFLKKINWYVQDLQDLYKAMTEKEVAKELARGILPQFMKTRFYWTVPRVALDNFITLRTHEGAQKEIREFAQVIKDLVDYKETDKRLRL
- the rpmA gene encoding 50S ribosomal protein L27 gives rise to the protein MASKASGGSTRNGRDSHSKRLGVKRHDGQIVKAGNIIIRQRGTKVYPGVNVGMGSDFTLFALIDGVVKFENRRNKKVVSVLPLETAKA
- the rplU gene encoding 50S ribosomal protein L21 translates to MYAIIETGGKQYKVEKGTKLRIEKLPSDVGAVLEFSPLLLRREDGSIEFGKGKVLAEVLSHGKHKKVIVFKFRAKKNYKRWRGHRQPYTEILIKDIQEV
- a CDS encoding peroxiredoxin; protein product: MLKEGDPAVDFCLEGIDEEGKEGKFCLKDLLSLPLILYFYPKDDTPGCTQEACDFRDNLNSLRSKGFRVVGVSPDSLQSHKKFKEKYGLNFILLSDPQKEVLRAYGAYGKKKMYGKETEGVIRSTFVISPEGKILKAFYNVKAKGHVESLLRELDITT
- the cfiA gene encoding 2-oxoglutarate carboxylase large subunit; protein product: MQVVEIMEEIQAQLKEMERSGFKKKILITDLTPRDGQQCKLATRVRTDDLLPLCEKLDKVGFYAVEVWGGATYDVCLRYLKEDPWERLRRIKEVMPNTKLQMLFRGQNIVGYRPKSDKLVYKFVERSIANGITVFRVFDALNDNRNIQTAVKAIKELGGEAHAEISYTRSPVHTIDKWVEYALEIAEMGADWLSFKDATGIIMPLETYTIIKRIKEATGGKLPVLLHNHDMSGTAIVNHMMAILAGVDMVDTVLSPLAFGSSHPATESVVAMLEGTPFDTGLDLKKIEECAEITKQIRKKYKKYETEYAGVNAKVLIHKIPGGMISNMVAQLIEANAIDKIEEALEEVPNVERDLGYPPLLTPSSQIVGVQAVLNVISGERYKVITKEVRDYVEGKYGKPPGPISKELAEKILGPGKEPDFSVRAADLADPNDWDKAYEETRSLLGKEPTDEEVLLYALFPMQAKDFFVAREKGELRAEPLEELAEATEVKPGTVPGAAPVEFEVIYHGEKFKVKVEGVSAHAEPGKPRKYYVRVDGRLEEVQLTPQLEAIPSGGVPQAVAQAEEKGIPKATQPGDATAPMPGRVVRVLVQEGQPVSEGQTVAIVEAMKMENEIHAPITGVVKKVFVKPGDNVTPDDALLRIEPVKPEGDTYG
- the accC gene encoding acetyl-CoA carboxylase biotin carboxylase subunit; the protein is MFNKVLVANRGEIACRVIRACKELGIRTVAIYNEIESTARHVKMADEAYMIGVNPLDTYLNAERIVDLALEVGADAIHPGYGFLAENEHFARLCEEKGINFIGPHWKVIELMGDKARSKEIAKKAGLPTVPGSDGILKDEQEAKQIAREIGYPVLLKASAGGGGRGIRICRNEEELLKNYESAYNEALKAFGRGDLLLEKYIENPHHIEFQVLGDKYGNVIHLGERDCSIQRRNQKLVEIAPSLLLTPGKRAYYGELVAQAAKEIGYYSAGTMEFVADEKGNIYFIEMNTRIQVEHPVTEMITGVDIVKWQLRIAAGEPLRYKQEDIKFNGYSIEVRINAEDPKKNFAPSIGTIERYYAPGGFGIRVEHAASRGYEISPYYDSMIAKLIVWAPQWEVAVDRMKAALETYEITGIKTTIPLLIEIMKDPDFRAGKFNTKYLETHPHLFEYEEVRNKEDFVAFISAAIAAYHGL
- a CDS encoding OsmC family protein → MKVKVVQKEDFHFVGTGESGREVPIDAAGYVGGKGRGIRPPELLFHSIAGCVGIHLYEALHKEGKHTEHIEIETDAERITEGYPKVFTKIYLFVKVKGEVSEEDVKKALDKTIYDPGTCSIAYMINKVAPIEYRVEVIR